From Streptomyces sp. NBC_00370, a single genomic window includes:
- a CDS encoding glycoside hydrolase family 26 protein, which yields MSHPRRRLASTCVGVVTAGLLVSGSVLPVPSFAAGLDGPDEPGKTGNPAPPAAAAPAFGAYLDYGPEGVTRIAEMQKWLGGTNLRVGHTYLPGDVWSNIEGQPSFLRDWAEWRKARDDRVFVLNVPMLEDNEGRVPDRDVRRELVKGARGAYDSHFAALAKHLVDLGANDTVVVLGWEMNGTTYTSRCGPNPAAWKKYWNRIVTTMRAVPGQKFRFDFAPNRGRDAVPWTECYPGDDVVDIIGMDSYDQPPGRTFEEQVKEPFGLQQHVDFAAAHRKAISYPEWGLFRNGDNPAYMRGMLDWIEKYKPLYNTLTDYCPHGVWQCDENPKSSKVFRAALYGKGTGQPQPDPTPVPTTPVPTPVPTTPVPTPVPTDPVPEPTTPAHPQHCTQLNLGSWVESWLGGKICVRFDWLRK from the coding sequence ATGTCCCATCCACGTCGACGGCTGGCGAGCACCTGTGTGGGTGTCGTCACGGCCGGCCTCCTTGTCTCAGGTTCGGTGCTGCCCGTTCCGAGCTTCGCCGCCGGTCTTGACGGACCGGACGAACCAGGAAAGACCGGGAACCCGGCGCCGCCCGCAGCGGCGGCGCCGGCTTTCGGCGCGTATCTCGATTACGGCCCCGAGGGGGTGACCCGTATCGCCGAAATGCAGAAATGGCTCGGCGGCACGAATCTGCGGGTCGGGCACACCTATCTCCCCGGGGACGTGTGGTCCAACATCGAGGGCCAGCCGAGCTTCCTGCGCGACTGGGCCGAGTGGCGCAAGGCGCGCGACGACCGGGTGTTCGTGCTCAACGTGCCCATGCTGGAGGACAACGAAGGGCGGGTACCGGACCGGGACGTACGGCGTGAGCTGGTCAAAGGCGCCCGTGGCGCGTACGACAGCCACTTCGCCGCGCTGGCGAAGCACCTGGTCGACCTGGGCGCGAACGACACCGTCGTCGTGCTCGGCTGGGAGATGAACGGCACCACGTACACGAGCCGCTGCGGCCCGAATCCCGCCGCGTGGAAGAAGTACTGGAACCGCATCGTCACCACCATGCGTGCGGTGCCCGGGCAGAAGTTCCGTTTCGACTTCGCTCCGAACCGCGGACGTGACGCCGTCCCCTGGACCGAGTGCTATCCGGGCGACGACGTCGTGGACATCATCGGAATGGACTCCTACGACCAGCCGCCCGGCAGGACCTTCGAAGAACAGGTGAAGGAGCCCTTCGGACTTCAGCAGCATGTGGACTTCGCCGCTGCCCACCGGAAGGCTATCTCCTATCCGGAGTGGGGCCTCTTCCGCAACGGCGACAACCCCGCGTATATGCGGGGCATGCTGGACTGGATCGAGAAATACAAGCCGCTGTACAACACGCTGACGGATTACTGTCCGCACGGCGTATGGCAGTGCGACGAGAATCCGAAATCGTCGAAGGTGTTCCGCGCCGCGCTGTACGGAAAGGGCACAGGACAGCCGCAGCCCGATCCGACGCCGGTACCGACCACCCCGGTCCCGACTCCCGTCCCGACGACTCCGGTCCCGACTCCGGTTCCGACCGACCCGGTACCCGAGCCGACGACACCGGCGCACCCGCAGCACTGCACCCAGCTGAACCTCGGCTCGTGGGTGGAGTCGTGGCTCGGCGGCAAGATCTGCGTCCGCTTCGACTGGCTGCGGAAGTGA
- a CDS encoding GNAT family N-acetyltransferase, whose protein sequence is MAAETNAHPASAPLSASVSGSVFTSEVCRDSDRFGALEAEWTALFRRSRTATPFQSHSWLHSWWLSYGTPGRLRIVIVRKGDELVAAAPLMLVRRPLPVLVQLGGTISDFSDVLLDDSCADAAASALAKALAGAARTAVIDLREVRPGAAAERVFGCWDGPRLRRADSPCLELPAVPIEELISRLPSSRAQRVRAKLRKADKLGIDEREVPEDEIPAAVERLLALHRLQWQGRKVTPEHLSTRFSEHLARSVRAMVSCGDARVTEFRLDGALVASDLTLMSAQLSGGYLYGADPVLRERKVDVASLLLRNGAQHITAAGGATLSMLRGNEPYKRHWRPETVRNQRMLLSRRWLAPSLRALAAGAAGRDLAATLVKRVRDDAGAGKD, encoded by the coding sequence ATGGCCGCCGAGACGAACGCCCACCCCGCGTCGGCGCCCCTCTCCGCCTCCGTCTCGGGGTCGGTCTTCACCTCCGAGGTGTGCCGGGACAGCGACCGCTTCGGCGCGCTCGAAGCCGAGTGGACCGCGCTGTTCCGCCGCTCAAGGACGGCGACGCCCTTCCAGAGCCACTCCTGGCTGCACTCCTGGTGGCTGTCGTACGGCACCCCTGGCCGACTGCGGATCGTGATCGTACGCAAGGGCGACGAACTGGTCGCCGCCGCGCCCCTGATGCTGGTGCGCCGCCCGCTGCCGGTCCTCGTGCAGCTCGGCGGCACCATCTCCGACTTCTCCGATGTGCTGCTCGACGACAGCTGCGCGGACGCTGCGGCGTCGGCGCTGGCGAAGGCGCTCGCCGGAGCGGCCCGTACCGCGGTGATCGACCTGCGCGAGGTACGTCCTGGCGCCGCCGCCGAGCGGGTCTTCGGCTGCTGGGACGGGCCACGGCTGCGCCGGGCCGACTCGCCGTGTCTCGAACTGCCCGCCGTGCCCATCGAGGAGCTGATCTCCCGGCTGCCCTCCTCGCGCGCGCAGCGGGTACGGGCCAAGCTCCGCAAGGCCGACAAGCTCGGCATCGACGAGCGCGAGGTGCCCGAGGACGAGATCCCGGCGGCCGTCGAACGGCTGCTGGCGCTGCACCGGCTCCAGTGGCAGGGCCGCAAGGTCACCCCGGAACACCTCAGCACCCGCTTCTCCGAGCATCTGGCCAGGTCGGTGCGGGCCATGGTCAGCTGCGGGGACGCGCGGGTGACGGAGTTCCGGCTGGACGGCGCGTTGGTGGCCTCCGACCTGACGCTGATGTCGGCCCAGCTGTCCGGCGGCTATCTGTACGGCGCCGATCCCGTCCTGCGGGAGCGGAAGGTGGATGTCGCCTCGCTGCTGCTGCGCAACGGCGCGCAGCACATCACGGCGGCCGGCGGCGCCACGCTGAGCATGCTGCGCGGCAACGAACCGTACAAGCGGCACTGGCGCCCGGAGACCGTCCGCAACCAGCGGATGCTGCTGTCCCGCCGCTGGCTGGCCCCTTCGCTGCGGGCGCTCGCCGCGGGTGCGGCCGGCCGTGACCTGGCGGCGACGCTGGTCAAACGGGTACGCGACGACGCGGGCGCCGGCAAGGACTGA
- a CDS encoding lipopolysaccharide biosynthesis protein, whose product MTQKSSAQQVSTRQPSTQRASTGRARLKRLPAWVVVPVAAALGAAAGATYGLVSTPEYTATSYVLVVPTDKADPAAALGFATAYGRVAPQVALTGDAQVWAGVSAKTLKEHVQTATSPDAPMISVTATATRASTAVNMADGVAKALVSNGGHLQSSTNVKVLQFSRAVKPTAPVSPSTPLAALVGGCAGGLLGGLALLVRPKRGRGEQHVSVPNPTQSASPVSASAAPAASAQPQPETV is encoded by the coding sequence ATGACCCAGAAATCGAGTGCCCAGCAAGTGAGTACGCGGCAGCCGAGTACACAGCGAGCGAGTACCGGCCGGGCCCGGCTGAAGCGGCTCCCCGCCTGGGTCGTCGTGCCGGTGGCCGCCGCGCTCGGCGCCGCGGCCGGTGCCACCTACGGGCTGGTCAGCACCCCCGAGTACACGGCGACCAGTTACGTGCTCGTCGTCCCGACGGACAAGGCCGACCCGGCGGCGGCGCTCGGCTTCGCCACCGCCTACGGGCGGGTCGCCCCGCAGGTCGCCCTCACCGGCGACGCGCAGGTCTGGGCCGGTGTCTCGGCGAAGACCCTCAAGGAGCACGTACAGACGGCCACGTCGCCCGACGCGCCGATGATCTCCGTGACCGCGACGGCGACCCGCGCCTCGACGGCCGTGAACATGGCGGACGGCGTCGCCAAGGCGCTGGTCAGCAACGGCGGTCATCTGCAGAGCAGTACGAACGTGAAGGTGCTGCAGTTCTCCCGCGCCGTCAAACCCACCGCGCCCGTCTCGCCCTCGACGCCGCTGGCCGCCCTGGTCGGCGGCTGCGCGGGCGGACTGCTCGGCGGCCTCGCCCTGCTGGTCAGGCCCAAGCGCGGGCGCGGCGAGCAGCACGTGTCCGTACCGAACCCGACCCAGTCCGCGTCACCCGTCTCCGCTTCCGCCGCGCCCGCCGCGTCCGCCCAGCCACAGCCGGAAACGGTGTGA
- a CDS encoding glycosyltransferase has product MKVLHIITGLGIGGAEQQLRLLLRELPTDSEVVTLTNPGAVAAGIVADGVRVTDLAMTGNRDIGALPRLTRLVRQGRYDLVHTHLYRACLYGRFAARLAGVRSVVATEHSLGDAQIEGRPLSQGARALYLAGERLGSATVAVSATVARRLERWGVRGDRIHVVPNGIEVGRFGYDPRARRAARARLGLPQDAFVVGGVGRLAATKRFGTLVQAVAGLPDAHLLLVGEGPERAGLLRLAAQRGAEHRTLLPGACEDPPGSGTAPGSDLPSLLAAMDVFVSTSPEEAFGLAVVEALAAGLPVLHAACPALQDLPAQAAPGARGISGSIAELTAELAAEQKRFRGRDAHRLPVPAAAHHYDISRSAHQLMAVYEHTVGGPHPTPDRTPSEK; this is encoded by the coding sequence GTGAAGGTCCTGCACATCATCACCGGGCTCGGGATCGGCGGCGCCGAGCAGCAACTGCGGCTGCTGCTGCGGGAACTGCCCACCGACAGCGAGGTGGTCACCCTCACCAACCCCGGAGCGGTCGCCGCGGGCATCGTCGCCGACGGGGTGCGGGTCACCGACCTCGCAATGACCGGCAACCGCGACATCGGGGCGCTGCCCCGGCTGACCCGGCTCGTCCGGCAGGGCCGCTACGACCTGGTGCACACGCATCTGTACCGGGCCTGTCTGTACGGGCGGTTCGCCGCGCGCCTCGCGGGCGTACGGTCCGTCGTCGCCACCGAACACTCGCTGGGCGACGCCCAGATCGAGGGCCGCCCGCTCTCCCAGGGCGCCCGCGCGCTGTATCTCGCGGGGGAGCGGCTCGGCAGCGCGACCGTGGCCGTCTCCGCGACCGTCGCCCGCCGGCTGGAGCGCTGGGGGGTGCGCGGCGACCGTATCCATGTCGTGCCCAACGGCATCGAGGTCGGCCGCTTCGGCTACGACCCACGCGCCCGGCGCGCCGCACGCGCCCGGCTGGGGCTGCCGCAGGACGCCTTCGTCGTCGGCGGGGTCGGACGGCTGGCGGCGACCAAACGCTTCGGGACGCTCGTCCAGGCCGTCGCCGGACTGCCGGACGCACACCTGCTGCTCGTCGGCGAAGGACCCGAACGGGCCGGGCTGCTGCGGCTGGCCGCGCAGCGCGGAGCCGAGCACAGGACGCTGCTGCCCGGCGCCTGCGAGGACCCGCCCGGCAGCGGCACCGCGCCGGGCTCCGACCTGCCGTCGCTGCTCGCCGCCATGGACGTCTTCGTCTCGACGTCCCCGGAGGAGGCGTTCGGCCTCGCCGTCGTCGAAGCGCTCGCCGCAGGACTTCCGGTGCTGCACGCCGCCTGTCCCGCCCTCCAGGACCTCCCGGCGCAGGCGGCGCCCGGCGCCCGCGGGATCAGCGGCTCGATCGCCGAGCTGACCGCCGAACTGGCCGCCGAGCAGAAGCGGTTCAGGGGACGCGACGCGCACCGGCTGCCGGTGCCGGCCGCCGCACACCACTACGACATCTCCCGCAGCGCACACCAGCTGATGGCCGTCTACGAGCACACCGTCGGCGGCCCGCACCCCACCCCAGACCGCACCCCATCCGAGAAGTGA
- a CDS encoding polysaccharide deacetylase family protein — MPVDDTSAGPLWAVMYHSVADPTDDPYQVTVSPARLARQLDWLRRRGLTGVSMERLLRARAAGRGAGLVGLTFDDGYADFVTGALPLLRHYGCTATVYVLPGRIGGSNEWDRLGPRKPLLTEDGIRAAVDAGMEIGSHGLLHTDLTGPDVDDELLAAETARSRALLRAVSGREVTGFCYPYGSVDARAVNAVRAAGYSYAVGISPGPLTGLFALPRIHVGERDTGWRMHAKWALHPRRRQSVAYGPYPEPPYAAADEPLVPEGARGEADG, encoded by the coding sequence ATGCCCGTTGACGACACGTCCGCCGGCCCCCTGTGGGCAGTCATGTACCACTCGGTCGCCGACCCCACCGACGACCCCTACCAGGTCACCGTCTCCCCGGCCCGGCTCGCCAGGCAGCTCGACTGGCTGCGCCGCCGGGGCCTGACCGGCGTCTCCATGGAACGGCTGCTGCGCGCCCGCGCGGCCGGGCGTGGCGCCGGACTCGTCGGCCTGACCTTCGACGACGGCTACGCCGACTTCGTCACCGGCGCCCTGCCGCTGCTTCGGCACTACGGCTGCACCGCCACCGTCTACGTCCTGCCGGGCCGGATCGGCGGCAGCAACGAATGGGACCGGCTCGGCCCGCGCAAGCCCCTCCTCACCGAGGACGGCATCCGCGCCGCCGTGGACGCCGGGATGGAGATCGGCTCGCACGGCCTGCTGCACACGGACCTCACAGGACCGGACGTCGACGACGAACTCCTCGCCGCGGAGACCGCCCGCAGCCGCGCCCTGCTGCGGGCCGTCAGCGGCCGCGAGGTGACCGGCTTCTGCTACCCGTACGGCTCGGTCGACGCGCGCGCCGTCAACGCCGTGCGGGCCGCGGGCTACTCGTACGCCGTCGGGATCAGCCCGGGGCCGCTCACCGGCCTGTTCGCGCTGCCGCGCATCCATGTCGGCGAGCGGGACACCGGCTGGCGGATGCACGCCAAGTGGGCACTGCACCCACGGCGCCGCCAGTCCGTCGCGTACGGCCCCTACCCGGAGCCGCCGTACGCGGCGGCCGACGAACCGCTCGTCCCGGAGGGCGCCCGCGGGGAGGCGGACGGGTGA
- a CDS encoding lipid II flippase MurJ — MSETRQSPPSVPSLPAVPTQPGPPGTDTTGPSSGRFLARAAFLTAALTAAGALLGLLRDQTIAHLYGAGPDTDAFLVAWTVPEVASTLLIEDAMALILVPAFSLAIARRADRLSPDPVLALVRSTLPRLFLVLSAGAALLVATAPWVVAVLAPGLPEPQVAVDCTRLTATCAFSFGLAGYLSAALRAHGSFVAPATIYAVYNIGIVTTMLVLRDRIGVRAAAAGVAVGGVLMALVQVPALWRRLKERAPGTADQPQSEAKSGPPVALGLLAPVIVFALSRQSQVLVERFLAAPLPAGAISHLNYAQKVAQMPMTLSLMLCTVTFPVVARAMAAGETDVARRRVERDLALAGIIVLIGAATVISCAPQIIEVLFQRGAFVKADTAATASVMRVYALGLLGQTLVGALVRCYFSAARPLWFPAVAMLAGLAVNAVAGALLLHVWGVLGIAASNALGITVTAALLLAGVGRHSVPVRIAHTTGGLVKLSAAAAAATGSGWLCGALVPSPLLGACAACVAVAAVFLVIARALRAPEIDTILRPVTRRLAHAR, encoded by the coding sequence GTGAGCGAGACCCGGCAGTCCCCGCCCTCCGTACCGTCGCTGCCCGCCGTCCCCACCCAGCCGGGCCCACCCGGCACGGACACCACAGGCCCGTCCTCCGGGCGGTTCCTGGCGCGGGCCGCCTTCCTGACCGCTGCGCTGACCGCGGCGGGCGCGCTGCTCGGGCTGCTCCGCGACCAGACCATCGCGCATCTGTACGGAGCGGGCCCCGACACCGACGCGTTCCTCGTCGCCTGGACCGTGCCCGAGGTCGCCTCGACGCTCCTCATCGAGGACGCCATGGCGCTGATCCTCGTCCCCGCCTTCAGCCTCGCCATCGCCCGCAGGGCCGACCGGCTCTCACCCGACCCGGTGCTCGCGCTCGTCCGCTCCACGCTGCCCCGGCTCTTCCTGGTACTCAGCGCGGGCGCCGCCCTGCTCGTCGCCACGGCGCCCTGGGTCGTCGCCGTCCTCGCGCCGGGACTGCCCGAACCGCAGGTCGCCGTCGACTGCACCCGGCTGACCGCGACCTGCGCCTTCAGCTTCGGCCTCGCCGGGTACCTCAGCGCCGCGCTGCGCGCGCACGGCTCGTTCGTGGCACCCGCCACGATCTACGCCGTCTACAACATCGGCATCGTCACGACGATGCTGGTGCTGCGCGACCGTATCGGCGTACGGGCGGCGGCTGCGGGCGTCGCCGTCGGCGGTGTCCTGATGGCGCTCGTGCAGGTACCCGCCCTGTGGCGCAGGCTCAAGGAACGCGCGCCCGGCACCGCCGACCAGCCGCAGTCCGAGGCCAAGAGCGGACCGCCCGTCGCGCTCGGACTGCTCGCCCCCGTCATCGTCTTCGCCCTCAGCAGGCAGTCGCAGGTCCTCGTGGAACGCTTCCTCGCCGCCCCGCTGCCCGCAGGCGCCATCTCGCATCTGAACTACGCGCAGAAGGTCGCCCAGATGCCGATGACCCTCTCCCTGATGCTGTGCACCGTCACGTTCCCCGTCGTGGCCCGCGCCATGGCGGCCGGCGAGACCGATGTGGCGCGGCGGCGCGTCGAACGCGACCTGGCGCTGGCCGGGATCATCGTGCTGATCGGCGCCGCCACCGTCATCTCCTGCGCACCGCAGATCATCGAAGTGCTCTTCCAGCGCGGCGCCTTCGTCAAGGCCGACACCGCGGCGACCGCCTCCGTCATGCGCGTGTACGCCCTCGGGCTGCTCGGCCAGACCCTGGTCGGCGCGCTCGTACGCTGCTACTTCTCGGCGGCGCGCCCCCTGTGGTTCCCCGCCGTCGCCATGCTGGCCGGGCTCGCCGTCAACGCCGTCGCTGGCGCCCTGCTGCTGCACGTCTGGGGCGTCCTCGGCATCGCGGCCTCCAACGCGCTCGGCATCACCGTCACCGCCGCCCTGCTGCTCGCCGGGGTCGGCCGGCACAGCGTGCCCGTCCGGATCGCACACACCACGGGCGGCCTGGTGAAACTCAGCGCCGCTGCGGCCGCTGCCACCGGCTCCGGGTGGCTGTGCGGCGCGCTCGTCCCCTCCCCCCTGCTCGGCGCCTGCGCCGCCTGCGTCGCGGTCGCCGCGGTGTTCCTCGTCATCGCGCGCGCCCTGCGCGCACCCGAGATCGACACCATCCTCCGTCCCGTCACACGAAGGCTCGCGCATGCCCGTTGA
- a CDS encoding O-antigen ligase family protein codes for MAAADALVLTDRQQPFPWRETLRRYAPLLPVVAVVALLAVPAPTENDGASGTGTVADAASGLLVVHCFVMLLRQRARPLTRTAAVILGLPVVGVSAAAVTSYDPAVSLPGVARYLQIFVLVPAALLLLVRDRRDLRFVAGSVVALGLVQGAIGVVQYLTATGASYMGKDIRAVGTFGPTDVMGMATVVAYGLVICAGFALGDDHDVPRGQRTLATVCAGLLFLPLVLSFSRGAWIATAVALVLQLALSGLRRAARIALVAGALGVVLVGGLGIGSQMITDRLDSITQVTAAPDQSVTDRYTMWAAATDMWREEPVTGVGLKGFPAYRDSHASLALSSGSDTDGAGAGFQRQPLLSPHNMYLLVLSEQGLLGIVALVGSWAALLVCALRRLPGARRSRTGAGCAIAVVGLLVWQLIDFSYADIGGPSTVLTAVMLGLAACWALGPMRDRPSAAHGESDKGAAHA; via the coding sequence ATGGCCGCCGCCGACGCACTCGTACTGACGGACCGTCAGCAACCCTTTCCCTGGCGGGAGACGCTGCGCCGCTACGCGCCCCTGCTGCCCGTCGTCGCCGTCGTCGCCCTGCTCGCCGTCCCCGCGCCGACCGAAAATGACGGTGCGTCAGGTACGGGTACGGTCGCCGACGCCGCGTCCGGGCTGCTCGTCGTCCACTGCTTCGTCATGCTGCTGCGGCAGCGGGCCCGCCCGCTGACCCGGACGGCCGCCGTGATCCTCGGACTGCCCGTGGTCGGTGTCTCGGCCGCCGCCGTCACCTCGTACGACCCGGCGGTCAGCCTGCCCGGTGTCGCGCGCTATCTGCAGATCTTCGTGCTCGTACCGGCCGCGCTGCTGCTGCTCGTCCGCGACCGCAGGGACCTGCGGTTCGTCGCGGGCTCCGTCGTCGCCCTCGGCCTGGTCCAGGGCGCGATCGGGGTCGTGCAGTACCTGACCGCCACCGGCGCCTCGTACATGGGCAAGGACATCAGGGCCGTCGGCACCTTCGGCCCCACCGACGTGATGGGCATGGCGACCGTCGTCGCCTACGGGCTGGTCATCTGCGCCGGCTTCGCGCTCGGCGACGACCACGACGTACCGCGCGGACAGCGCACCCTCGCCACGGTCTGCGCCGGGCTGCTGTTCCTGCCGCTCGTGCTGTCCTTCAGCCGGGGCGCGTGGATCGCGACCGCCGTCGCGCTCGTCCTGCAACTGGCCCTGTCCGGGCTGCGCAGGGCGGCCAGGATCGCGCTCGTCGCCGGCGCCCTCGGTGTCGTACTGGTCGGCGGGCTCGGCATCGGCTCGCAGATGATCACCGACAGGCTCGACTCCATCACCCAGGTCACCGCGGCGCCCGACCAGTCCGTCACCGACCGGTACACGATGTGGGCGGCCGCCACCGACATGTGGCGCGAAGAGCCCGTCACCGGCGTCGGGTTGAAGGGCTTCCCCGCCTACCGCGACAGCCACGCCTCGCTCGCGCTGTCCTCGGGCAGCGACACCGACGGCGCGGGCGCGGGCTTCCAGCGCCAGCCGCTGCTGTCCCCGCACAATATGTACCTGCTCGTCCTCAGCGAACAGGGGCTGCTCGGGATCGTCGCCCTGGTCGGCAGCTGGGCCGCGCTGCTGGTGTGCGCGCTGCGCAGACTGCCCGGCGCGCGCCGCTCCCGTACCGGCGCAGGCTGCGCCATCGCCGTCGTAGGACTGCTGGTCTGGCAGCTGATCGACTTCAGTTACGCCGACATCGGCGGCCCCTCGACCGTCCTGACGGCCGTGATGCTGGGACTCGCCGCCTGCTGGGCGCTCGGCCCGATGCGTGACCGGCCGTCAGCCGCGCACGGCGAGTCCGACAAGGGGGCCGCCCACGCGTGA
- a CDS encoding sugar transferase translates to MTTESTSVPSPSGPAQAGGQARGRVSIAPPRDRDRDTPDRVALPPRRPAGTPLRYGLPLLATDCAAALLATAVLSDEQRGAVLAVQLVVCVTVLNAHAGLYRPAVAPSALDQLPALAARAAVAWCAAAAVIAALLPGHVLGLTTLLAGIGVQLAFACCARALVHARRRAAVRNTVRATLVVGTGGSARRLAAVLTQHPEYGLRPVGIAAPTPERYEDDRYEDAGDAEREAAMDGALPVLTSTEEIHRAVIQNGVREAVFTDEGGAWDTARHASLVALFHQYGCATWFVGDAARTQPRRMAEHLWGFGCHRVAPPAVRRSGTVAKRLLDIAVATPALLAVSPVLFVCALAVRLGDGPGVLFRQERIGQDGHPFTLLKFRTLRPADDHEAATRWNVAGDLRMSPVGRVLRRTSLDELPQLWNVLRGDMSLVGPRPERPFFVANFSKTLPGYAARHRMPVGITGLAQVNGLRGDTSIEDRSRFDNHYIDHWSLWQDVCILVRTAVSLVRPAGS, encoded by the coding sequence GTGACCACGGAAAGCACCAGCGTCCCTTCGCCTTCGGGGCCCGCGCAGGCGGGCGGACAGGCCAGGGGGCGCGTCTCGATCGCCCCGCCCCGTGACCGGGACCGTGACACACCGGACCGCGTGGCACTGCCACCCCGCAGGCCCGCGGGGACCCCGCTGCGCTACGGGCTCCCGCTGCTCGCGACGGACTGCGCGGCGGCGCTGCTGGCCACCGCCGTCCTCAGCGACGAGCAGCGCGGCGCCGTCCTCGCCGTCCAGCTCGTCGTCTGCGTGACCGTGCTCAACGCGCACGCCGGGCTCTACCGGCCCGCCGTCGCCCCCTCCGCGCTCGACCAGCTCCCCGCGCTCGCCGCACGCGCCGCCGTCGCGTGGTGCGCGGCCGCAGCCGTCATCGCTGCCCTGCTGCCCGGCCACGTACTGGGCCTGACCACCCTGCTCGCCGGCATCGGCGTCCAACTGGCCTTCGCCTGCTGTGCCCGCGCCCTCGTGCACGCCCGGCGACGGGCCGCCGTCCGCAACACCGTACGCGCCACGCTCGTCGTCGGTACGGGCGGCTCGGCGCGCCGGCTGGCCGCCGTACTCACCCAGCACCCCGAGTACGGCCTGCGGCCCGTCGGGATCGCCGCACCCACGCCGGAGCGGTACGAGGACGACAGGTACGAGGACGCCGGGGACGCCGAGCGCGAAGCGGCCATGGACGGCGCGCTGCCGGTGCTCACCTCCACCGAGGAGATCCACCGCGCCGTCATCCAGAACGGTGTGCGGGAGGCCGTTTTCACCGATGAGGGCGGCGCGTGGGACACGGCCCGACACGCCTCGCTCGTCGCGCTGTTCCACCAGTACGGCTGCGCCACCTGGTTCGTCGGCGACGCGGCCAGGACACAGCCCCGCCGGATGGCCGAGCACCTCTGGGGCTTCGGCTGCCACCGCGTCGCCCCGCCCGCCGTCCGCCGCTCCGGCACCGTCGCCAAGCGGCTGCTCGACATCGCCGTCGCGACCCCGGCGCTGCTCGCCGTCTCGCCGGTGCTGTTCGTCTGCGCCCTCGCGGTACGGCTCGGCGACGGCCCCGGCGTGCTGTTCCGGCAGGAGCGCATCGGGCAGGACGGCCACCCCTTCACCCTGCTGAAGTTCCGTACGCTGCGCCCCGCCGACGACCACGAGGCCGCCACCCGCTGGAACGTCGCGGGCGACCTGCGGATGAGCCCGGTCGGCCGGGTGCTGCGCCGCACCTCGCTGGACGAGCTGCCGCAGCTGTGGAACGTGCTGCGCGGCGACATGAGCCTGGTCGGGCCGCGCCCCGAACGGCCCTTCTTCGTCGCCAACTTCAGCAAGACGCTGCCCGGTTACGCCGCCAGGCACCGGATGCCGGTCGGCATCACCGGGCTCGCCCAGGTCAACGGATTGCGCGGTGACACCTCCATCGAGGACCGGTCGCGCTTCGACAACCACTACATCGACCACTGGTCGCTCTGGCAGGACGTGTGCATCCTGGTGCGGACCGCTGTCTCCCTCGTCCGTCCGGCGGGCAGCTGA
- a CDS encoding glycosyltransferase, with protein sequence MQPQRHRPGTGFTALHLVQPVDGGVARVVTDLVRAQLDSGVRAVVACPDEGPLPQAVARLGADVRVWRAVRSPGPRLLDETRQVSRLVDEVRPDLVHAHSAKAGLAGRLAVRGRVPTVFQPHAWSFEAVGGVTAGLALRWERWAARWTDRVICVSDAERRTGERAGVDAEWTVVRNGVDITRFGPAAGAADPAGTAAARAALPLLAGLSRAAPVVVCVGRLCRQKGQDVLLRAWELIAHRSPQARLVLVGDGPDEARLRATAPRSVLFAGPVADTSPWYLAADLVVLPSRWEGMAVAPLEAMASGRPVVLSDVDGARESLPPGREDHCLVPPEDSRALAAAVSALLGDKVLREALGRASQQHVLSTFDVRQTAAAVAGVYRDVAAAPHPERREPIPQ encoded by the coding sequence GTGCAGCCACAACGGCACCGGCCCGGGACCGGCTTCACGGCACTCCATCTCGTCCAGCCGGTCGACGGCGGTGTGGCCAGAGTGGTCACCGATCTCGTCCGGGCACAGCTGGACAGCGGGGTACGCGCCGTCGTCGCGTGCCCCGACGAGGGGCCTCTCCCGCAGGCGGTGGCCCGGCTGGGCGCCGACGTGCGGGTGTGGCGCGCGGTCCGCAGCCCCGGCCCCCGGCTGCTGGACGAGACGCGTCAGGTCTCCCGACTGGTGGACGAGGTACGGCCCGACCTCGTCCACGCGCACAGCGCCAAGGCCGGGCTCGCCGGCCGGCTCGCCGTCCGAGGCCGCGTCCCCACCGTCTTCCAGCCGCACGCCTGGTCCTTCGAGGCCGTCGGCGGGGTGACGGCGGGGCTCGCCCTGCGCTGGGAGCGCTGGGCCGCCCGCTGGACCGACCGCGTCATCTGCGTCAGCGACGCCGAACGGCGCACCGGCGAACGCGCCGGTGTCGACGCCGAATGGACCGTCGTACGCAACGGCGTGGACATCACCCGGTTCGGTCCGGCGGCGGGAGCGGCCGATCCGGCCGGTACGGCGGCGGCCCGCGCCGCGCTGCCGCTGCTCGCCGGGCTCTCACGCGCGGCCCCCGTCGTCGTGTGTGTCGGACGGCTCTGCCGGCAGAAGGGCCAGGACGTCCTGCTGCGCGCCTGGGAGCTGATCGCCCACCGGTCGCCGCAGGCCAGGCTGGTCCTCGTCGGCGACGGACCCGACGAGGCGCGGCTGCGTGCCACCGCACCGCGGTCGGTGCTCTTCGCCGGGCCGGTGGCCGACACCTCGCCCTGGTACCTGGCGGCCGACCTGGTCGTCCTGCCCTCCCGCTGGGAGGGCATGGCGGTGGCGCCGCTGGAAGCCATGGCGAGCGGCAGGCCCGTCGTCCTCAGCGATGTGGACGGCGCGCGCGAGAGCCTGCCGCCGGGACGGGAGGACCACTGTCTGGTCCCGCCCGAGGACTCCCGGGCGCTGGCCGCCGCTGTGAGCGCTCTGCTCGGTGACAAGGTCCTGCGCGAAGCCCTCGGCCGCGCGAGCCAACAGCACGTACTCAGCACCTTTGACGTGCGGCAGACCGCAGCGGCCGTCGCGGGCGTGTACCGCGACGTCGCCGCCGCGCCGCACCCCGAGCGCAGGGAGCCGATCCCCCAGTGA